GGGGTGGGGGTCCGTGTCCCCGTCGGACGTGGTGTCGTCGACGGTCACCTGCCGCCTCCTGCCCGTTCCCTGCGCACTGCTCTGCTGCCGCCTCGTCGATCTTGCGCGCGACTTTGTGGCTGTCGCGGGTCGAGTCAACGATACGGCAGATGTGCGCTGGCTCACTCCCTGTCCCTGGCGGAACAGTGGACTCGTTCTTTTTGGGGGCTGTGCGGGCCGGGGGTGGCTGGTGTCGCTGCCGGGGGCTCCGCCCCGGGCCCCCGGCCCGCCTTCGGCGGGTTGAGTCCCCTGTCCCGCCCCTTCACCCAAAGCGCTCGCCGCGCGGCTTGGGGTTCATACGTGCGGGTGCGTCGTGGCTGGTCGCGCCCGCGCGGCGGAGCCGCAAACAGACACAGCCCCGCGCCCCTGATGGGGCGCGTCCACGCGGCGGAGCCGCAAAGAGACACAGCCCCCGCCCCCCCCAAAAAAGGGCGCTCCTAAGCCTGCGGCCTCAGGTGGACCACGTCGCCCGCGCCCACCGGCCGCTGCACCCCCTCCGCCGTCGCCAGCACCAGGCGGCCGTCTCCGTCCACGGCCACCGCCTCGCCCGTCAGTACGTGGCCGCCCGGCAGTTCCGCCCGTACGGTGCGGCCCAGGGTCGAGCAGCCCGCCGCGTACGCCTCCTGGAGGCGGCTCGTCCCCGGATCGCCGCCCGCGTCGCGCCAGTCCCCGTACCACTGCTCGAACGACCGCAGGACGGACCTGAGCAGCGGGTCCCGGTCGACCGAGACCGCGCCCGCCAGCGCCAGCGAACCCGCGACCGGTACGGGAAGCTCGTCGGCGCGCAGCGAGACGTTGAGCCCGACGCCGATCACGACCCCCTCCCCCACCCGCTCCGCGAGGATGCCGCCCGCCTTGCGCTCCTCCCCGCCGACCGTCACCAGCAGGTCGTTGGGCCACTTGAGTGCCGTGTCCACACCGGCGGCCCGGGAGAGGCCGCTGGCGACCGCGACGCCGGTCAGCAGGGGCAGCCATCCCCACCGCTCGACGGGGACTTCGGCCCCTGGTTCGACGTACACCGAGAAGAACAGCCCCGAGCGGGCCGGTGCCGACCACCGCCGGTCGAGCCGCCCCCGCCCCTGCGTCTGCTCCTCGGCGACGAGGACGACGCCTTCCTGGAGGGAGCCCGCGCGGGCGGTGAGGTCGCTGTTCGTCGAACCGGTCGTGGCGACGACGTCGAGGGAGGTCCACAGCCCGCCCTCGCGCACGAGTGCCCTGCGCAGGGCGGTCGCGTTCAGGGGCGGCCGGTCGAGGTCGTTCCAGCGGTTCTCGGGGATTTCGGGGATGTCGGGGGTGCTGCCTGAAGCATCGGGAGGCGTCATGCAAGCCAGCGTAGGTGTGGCAAACGACGCACTGCCGAGCGGCAGTCCCGCCGTTACGCTACGGACCAGTAGCCGTCCGTACCGTCGCCGTTGACACCGTGCGTGCCGTTGACGCAGTCGAAGCAGGGAGCCGCAGCCCCGTGTCCTCACCCGCAGAACCCGCAGACTCCGCAGTCTCCGCAGAGAACCCCACCGCGAACCCCACCGCGAACGCGGAACTCGACATCCACACCACCGCGGGGAAGCTCGCCGACCTCGGCCGCCGCATCGACGAGGCCACCCACGCGGGTTCCGAGCGCGCGGTCGAGAAGCAGCACGCCAAGGGGAAGCTGACGGCGCGCGAGCGGATCGAACTCCTCATGGACGAGGGCTCGTTCGTGGAGCTGGACGAGTTCGCCCGGCACCGCTCGACCAACTTCGGCATCGAGAAGAACCGCCCGTACGGAGACGGAGTGGTCACCGGTTACGGAACGGTCGACGGCCGCCCGGTCTGCGTCTACTCGCAGGACTTCACCATCTTCGGCGGCTCGCTCGGCGAGGTGTACGGCGAGAAGATCGTCAAGGTCATGGACTTCGCGCTGAAGACCGGTTGCCCGGTCATCGGCATCAACGACGGCGGCGGCGCCCGCATCCAGGAAGGCGTGGCGGCCCTCGGCCTCTTCGCCGAGATCTTCCGCCGCAACGTCCACGCCTCGGGCGTCGTCCCGCAGATCAGCCTCATCGTCGGCCCGTGCGCCGGCGGGGCGGTCTACTCCCCGGCCATCACGGACTTCACGGTGATGGTCGACCAGACCTCGCACATGTTCATCACCGGTCCCGACGTCATCAAGACCGTCACCGGCGAGGACGTCGGCTTCGAGGAACTGGGCGGCGCACGCACCCACAACACCACCTCGGGCGTCGCGCACCACCTGGCGGGCGACGAGAAGGACGCGATCGAGTACGTCAAGTCCCTCCTCTCCTACCTCCCCTCCAACAACCTCTCCGAGGCCCCCGCCTTCCCCGAGGAAGCCGACCTGGAGACCTCGGACGAGGACCGCGAGCTCGACACGCTCATCCCGGACAGCGCGAACCAGCCGTACGACATGCACACGGCGATCGAGCACGTCCTGGACGAGGGCGAGTTCCTCGAAACCCAGTCCCTCTTCGCGCCGAACATCCTCACCGGCTTCGGCCGGGTCGAGGGCCACCCGGTGGGCATCGTCGCCAACCAGCCGATGCAGTTCGCCGGTTGCCTCGACATCGACGCCTCCGAGAAGGCCGCGCGCTTCGTCCGCACCTGCGACGCCTTCAACGTGCCCGTCCTGACCTTCGTGGACGTCCCCGGCTTCCTCCCGGGCGTCGACCAGGAGTACGGCGGCATCATCCGCCGAGGCGCGAAGCTCATCTACGCGTACGCCGAGGCCACCGTCCCCCTCATCACGGTCATCACCCGCAAGGCGTTCGGCGGCGCGTACGACGTCATGGGCTCCAAGCACCTGGGCGCGGACCTCAACCTGGCCTGGCCGACCGCCCAGATCGCGGTCATGGGCGCGCAGGGAGCCGTCAACATCCTGCACCGCCGCACGATCGCCGCCGCCGACGACCAGGAAGCGACCCGCGCCCAACTCATCTCCGAGTACGAGGACGCCCTCCTCAACCCCTACGTGGCGGCCGAACGCGGCTACGTCGACGCCGTGATCATGCCCTCGGAGACCCGCCGTCACATCGTCCGCGGCCTGCGCCAGCTCCGCACGAAGCGGGAGTCCCTCCCCCCGAAGAAGCACGGCAACATCCCCCTCTAGCCAGCAAGGGAGTCCGTCCTCATGACCGACATGATCAAGGTCGTACGGGGCAACCCGACCCCGGAGGAGCTGGCCGCCGCACTGGCGGTGGTCCAGGCCCGCGCCGCGTCGGCGGGCACCGCGGCACCGGGCCCCTCCGCTCCCCGCCCCGCGTGGTCCGACCCGGCGAGGGTGGCGGCCCACCGGCTGCCGCGACCGGGGCCGACGGCGTGGGGCCGGACGTACTGGCCGAACTAGTCATTCCGCACCGTGGCGCCTGAGTACACGTACTCAGGCGCCACGGCCGTCCCGGCCGCAGTATCGATTGCATGCTGTGGTCCGACCCGAAGAACGAGCCCCCCAAGGAACTGCGCGACATGCAGGTGATGCTGCGCAGGGCGGGAGTGCT
This is a stretch of genomic DNA from Streptomyces sp. NBC_00237. It encodes these proteins:
- a CDS encoding biotin--[acetyl-CoA-carboxylase] ligase; its protein translation is MTPPDASGSTPDIPEIPENRWNDLDRPPLNATALRRALVREGGLWTSLDVVATTGSTNSDLTARAGSLQEGVVLVAEEQTQGRGRLDRRWSAPARSGLFFSVYVEPGAEVPVERWGWLPLLTGVAVASGLSRAAGVDTALKWPNDLLVTVGGEERKAGGILAERVGEGVVIGVGLNVSLRADELPVPVAGSLALAGAVSVDRDPLLRSVLRSFEQWYGDWRDAGGDPGTSRLQEAYAAGCSTLGRTVRAELPGGHVLTGEAVAVDGDGRLVLATAEGVQRPVGAGDVVHLRPQA
- a CDS encoding acyl-CoA carboxylase subunit beta; its protein translation is MHTTAGKLADLGRRIDEATHAGSERAVEKQHAKGKLTARERIELLMDEGSFVELDEFARHRSTNFGIEKNRPYGDGVVTGYGTVDGRPVCVYSQDFTIFGGSLGEVYGEKIVKVMDFALKTGCPVIGINDGGGARIQEGVAALGLFAEIFRRNVHASGVVPQISLIVGPCAGGAVYSPAITDFTVMVDQTSHMFITGPDVIKTVTGEDVGFEELGGARTHNTTSGVAHHLAGDEKDAIEYVKSLLSYLPSNNLSEAPAFPEEADLETSDEDRELDTLIPDSANQPYDMHTAIEHVLDEGEFLETQSLFAPNILTGFGRVEGHPVGIVANQPMQFAGCLDIDASEKAARFVRTCDAFNVPVLTFVDVPGFLPGVDQEYGGIIRRGAKLIYAYAEATVPLITVITRKAFGGAYDVMGSKHLGADLNLAWPTAQIAVMGAQGAVNILHRRTIAAADDQEATRAQLISEYEDALLNPYVAAERGYVDAVIMPSETRRHIVRGLRQLRTKRESLPPKKHGNIPL
- a CDS encoding acyl-CoA carboxylase epsilon subunit, coding for MTDMIKVVRGNPTPEELAAALAVVQARAASAGTAAPGPSAPRPAWSDPARVAAHRLPRPGPTAWGRTYWPN
- the mmpB gene encoding morphogenic membrane protein MmpB, producing MLWSDPKNEPPKELRDMQVMLRRAGVLLALAMVVAMFVAGIR